One genomic region from Rattus norvegicus strain BN/NHsdMcwi chromosome 10, GRCr8, whole genome shotgun sequence encodes:
- the Usp7 gene encoding ubiquitin carboxyl-terminal hydrolase 7 isoform X4, with translation MAGNYRLGQEAGDTDDPPRITQNPVINGNVALSDGHSNAEEDMEDDTSWRSEATFQFTVERFSRLSESVLSPPCFVRNLPWKIMVMPRFYPDRPHQKSVGFFLQCNAESDSTSWSCHAQAVLKIINYRDDDKSFSRRISHLFFHKENDWGFSNFMAWSEVTDPEKGFIDDDKVTFEVFVQADAPHGVAWDSKKHTGYVGLKNQGATCYMNSLLQTLFFTNQLRKAVYMMPTEGDDSSKSVPLALQRVFYELQHSDKPVGTKKLTKSFGWETLDSFMQHDVQELCRVLLDNVENKMKGTCVEGTIPKLFRGKMVSYIQCKEVDYRSDRREDYYDIQLSIKGKKNIFESFVDYVAVEQLDGDNKYDAGEHGLQEAEKGVKFLTLPPVLHLQLMRFMYDPQTDQNIKINDRFEFPEQLPLDEFLQKTDPKDPANYILHAVLVHSGDNHGGHYVVYLNPKGDGKWCKFDDDVVSRCTKEEAIEHNYGGHDDDLSVRHCTNAYMLVYIRESKLSEVLQAVTDHDIPQQLVERLQEEKRIEAQKRKERQEAHLYMQVQIVAEDQFCGHQGNDMYDEEKVRYTVFKVLKNSSLAEFVQSLSQTMGFPQDQIRLWPMQARSNGTKRPAMLDNEADGSKTMIELSDNENPWTIFLETVDPELAASGATLPKFDKDHDVMLFLKMYDPKTRSLNYCGHIYTPISCKIRDLLPVMCDRAGFIQDTSLILYEEVKPNLTERIQDYDVSLDKALDELMDGDIIVFQKDDPENDNSELPTAKEYFRDLYHRVDVIFCDKTIPNDPGFVVTLSNRMNYFQVAKTVAQRLNTDPMLLQFFKSQGYRDGPGNPLRHNYEGTLRDLLQFFKPRQPKKLYYQQLKMKITDFENRRSFKCIWLNSQFREEEITLYPDKHGCVRDLLEECKKAVELGDKASGRLRLLEIVSYKIIGVHQEDELLECLSPATSRTFRIEEIPLDQVDIDKENEMLITVAHFHKEVFGTFGIPFLLRIHQGEHFREVMKRIQSLLDIQEKEFEKFKFAIVMMGRHQYINEDEYEVNLKDFEPQPGKRLSGVAVLWSVGLETVQPLGGSSHGIRSISNGALLGLRQWRDSWLGFNKRFMA, from the exons CTGGAGATACAGATGACCCACCAAGAATTACTCAGAACCCCGTCATCAATGGAAATGTAGCCCTGAGTGATGGGCACAGCAACGCAGAGGAGGACATGGAGGACG ACACCAGTTGGCGCTCCGAGGCAACCTTTCAGTTCACTGTCGAGCGCTTCAGCAGACTGAGTGAGTCGGTCCTTAGCCCTCCGTGTTTTGTGCGAAATCTGCCATGGAAGATTATGGTGATGCCACGCTTTTatccagacagaccacaccaaaAAAGCGTAGGATTCTTTCTCCAGTGCAATGCTGAATCTGACTCCAC GTCGTGGTCCTGCCATGCACAAGCAGTGCTGAAGATAATAAATTACAGGGATGACGACAAGTCATTCAGCCGGCGAATCAGCCACTTGTTCTTCCACAAGGAAAACGACTGGGGATTCTCTAATTTCATGGCCTGGAGT gAAGTGACTGATCCTGAGAAAGGATTTATAGATGATGACAAAGTCACCTTTGAAGTTTTTGTACAGGCGGATGCTCCCCATGGAGTTGC GTGGGACTCAAAGAAGCATACTGGCTATGTCGGCTTAAAGAATCAGGGAGCGACGTGTTACATGAATAGCTTGCTGCAGACCTTGTTTTTCACAAATCAGTTACGAAAG GCTGTGTACATGATGCCAACAGAGGGTGATGATTCATCTAAAAGCGTCCCTTTAGCATTGCAGAGAGTGTTCTATGAGTTACAGCACAGCGATAAGCCTGTAGGAACAAAAAAGCTCACAAAGTCATTTGG gtGGGAAACTTTAGATAGCTTCATGCAACACGATGTTCAAGAACTTTGTCGAGTG TTGCTTGATAAtgtggaaaataaaatgaaaggcaCATGTGTAGAAGGCACCATTCCCAAGTTATTCCGAGGCAAAATGGTG TCTTATATTCAGTGCAAAGAAGTAGACTACCGTTCTGATAGGAGAGAAGATTATTATGATATCCAGCTaagtataaaaggaaagaaaaaca tatttgaatCATTTGTGGATTATGTGGCAGTAGAACAACTAGACGGTGACAATAAATACGACGCTGGGGAGCATGGCCTGCAG gaagcagagaagggcgTGAAGTTCCTGACCTTGCCCCCAGTCTTACACCTGCAGCTCATGCGGTTCATGTACGACCCTCAGACGGACCAAAACATCAAGATCAATGACAG gtTTGAGTTTCCAGAACAGTTACCACTTGATGAATTTTTGCAAAAAACGGACCCTAAGGACCCTGCAAATTATATTCTCCATGCAGTCTTGGTTCACAGTGGAGATAATCATGGTGGACATTACGTGGTTTACCTAAACCCCAAAGGGGATGGCAAA TGGTGTAAATTTGATGATGACGTGGTATCCAGGTGTACTAAAGAAGAAGCAATCGAGCACAATTATGGGGGTCATGATGACGATCTATCTGTTCGACACTGCACAAATGCCTATATGTTAGTGTACATCAGGGAATCAAAGCTGA GTGAGGTGTTGCAAGCTGTCACCGACCATGATATTCCTCAGCAGTTGGTGGAACGTTTGCAAGAAGAGAAAAGGATCGAGGCTCAGAAGCGGAAGGAGCGGCAGGAAGCCCATCTCTACATGCAAGTGCAG ATAGTTGCAGAGGACCAGTTTTGTGGCCACCAAGGAAATGACATGTACGACGAGGAGAAAGTGAGGTACACCGTGTTCAAGGTTCTGAAGAACTCCTCCCTGGCCGAGTTTGTTCAGAGCCTCTCGCAGACCATG GGGTTTCCACAAGATCAGATTCGATTATGGCCTATGCAAGCAAGGAGTAACGGGACAAAGCGGCCTGCAATGTTAGATAATGAAGCCGACGGCAGCAAAACA ATGATTGAACTGAGTGATAATGAAAACCCTTGGACAATATTCCTGGAAACAGTTGACCCTGAGCTGGCTGCTAGTGGAGCAACACTGCCCAAGTTTGATAAAGATC ATGATGTAATGTTATTTTTGAAGATGTATGATCCTAAAACACGGAGCTTGAATTACTGTGGACACATCTACACACCCATATCCTGTAAAATAC GTGACTTGCTCCCGGTTATGTGTGACAGAGCAGGATTTATCCAGGATACTAGCCTTATCCTCTATGAG GAAGTTAAGCCGAATTTAACAGAGAGAATTCAGGACTATGATGTGTCTCTTGATAAAGCCCTCGATGAGCTGATGGATGGTGACATCATCGTGTTTCAGAA GGATGACCCGGAAAACGATAACAGTGAGCTACCCACTGCTAAGGAGTACTTCAGAGACCTCTACCATCGCGTCGACGTCATCTTCTGTGACAAAACGATCCCTAATGACCCTGGGTTTGTGGTCACCTTATCAAATAGGATGAATTATTTTCAG GTTGCAAAGACAGTTGCACAGAGGCTCAACACAGACCCCATGTTGCTTCAGTTTTTCAAGTCTCAAGG TTATAGGGACGGCCCCGGTAATCCCCTTAGGCATAATTACGAAGGTACTTTAAGAGATCTTCTACAATTCTTCAAGCCAAGACAACCTAAGAAACTTTACTATCAGCAG CTTAAGATGAAAATCACGGACTTTGAGAACAGGAGAAGTTTTAAGTGTATATGGTTAAACAGCCAATTTAGGGAAGag GAAATAACACTATACCCAGACAAGCATGGCTGTGTCCGGGACCTGTTAGAAGAATGTAAAAAAGCCGTGGAGCTTGGTGACAAAGCATCAGGGAGACTTAG GCTGCTAGAAATTGTGAGCTACAAAATTATTGGTGTGCACCAAGAAGATGAACTATTAGAGTGCTTATCTCCTGCAACGAGTCGGACTTTTAGAATAGAG GAAATACCTTTGGACCAGGTAGACATCGATAAGGAAAACGAGATGCTAATCACGGTGGCGCATTTCCACAAAGAAGTGTTTGGGACATTCGGAATTCCGTTTTTGCTGAGGATACACCAG GGTGAGCATTTCAGAGAAGTGATGAAGCGGATTCAGAGCCTGCTGGATATCCAGGAAAAGGAGTTTGAAAAG TTTAAATTCGCAATTGTCATGATGGGCCGGCACCAGTACATCAATGAAGATGAGTATGAAGTGAATTTGAAGGACTTTGAGCCACAACCTGGTAAGAGGCTCTCAGGAGTGGCTGTCCTCTGGTCTGTAGGTCTTGAAACTGTCCAGCCATTGGGAGGCAGCAGCCATGGGATCAGGTCTATCTCCAATGGTGCTCTGTTGGGGCTAAGGCAATGGAGAGACTCTTGGCTTGGCTTTAACAAACGGTTCATGGCTTGA
- the Usp7 gene encoding ubiquitin carboxyl-terminal hydrolase 7 isoform X1, with the protein MASSTSPPRSPSGRISTQDTIYSPHIIAEFLPWYLRYTPPEVPSTSFITKFILVNCPWNDSIENQAGDTDDPPRITQNPVINGNVALSDGHSNAEEDMEDDTSWRSEATFQFTVERFSRLSESVLSPPCFVRNLPWKIMVMPRFYPDRPHQKSVGFFLQCNAESDSTSWSCHAQAVLKIINYRDDDKSFSRRISHLFFHKENDWGFSNFMAWSEVTDPEKGFIDDDKVTFEVFVQADAPHGVAWDSKKHTGYVGLKNQGATCYMNSLLQTLFFTNQLRKAVYMMPTEGDDSSKSVPLALQRVFYELQHSDKPVGTKKLTKSFGWETLDSFMQHDVQELCRVLLDNVENKMKGTCVEGTIPKLFRGKMVSYIQCKEVDYRSDRREDYYDIQLSIKGKKNIFESFVDYVAVEQLDGDNKYDAGEHGLQEAEKGVKFLTLPPVLHLQLMRFMYDPQTDQNIKINDRFEFPEQLPLDEFLQKTDPKDPANYILHAVLVHSGDNHGGHYVVYLNPKGDGKWCKFDDDVVSRCTKEEAIEHNYGGHDDDLSVRHCTNAYMLVYIRESKLSEVLQAVTDHDIPQQLVERLQEEKRIEAQKRKERQEAHLYMQVQIVAEDQFCGHQGNDMYDEEKVRYTVFKVLKNSSLAEFVQSLSQTMGFPQDQIRLWPMQARSNGTKRPAMLDNEADGSKTMIELSDNENPWTIFLETVDPELAASGATLPKFDKDHDVMLFLKMYDPKTRSLNYCGHIYTPISCKIRDLLPVMCDRAGFIQDTSLILYEEVKPNLTERIQDYDVSLDKALDELMDGDIIVFQKDDPENDNSELPTAKEYFRDLYHRVDVIFCDKTIPNDPGFVVTLSNRMNYFQVAKTVAQRLNTDPMLLQFFKSQGYRDGPGNPLRHNYEGTLRDLLQFFKPRQPKKLYYQQLKMKITDFENRRSFKCIWLNSQFREEEITLYPDKHGCVRDLLEECKKAVELGDKASGRLRLLEIVSYKIIGVHQEDELLECLSPATSRTFRIEEIPLDQVDIDKENEMLITVAHFHKEVFGTFGIPFLLRIHQGEHFREVMKRIQSLLDIQEKEFEKFKFAIVMMGRHQYINEDEYEVNLKDFEPQPGKRLSGVAVLWSVGLETVQPLGGSSHGIRSISNGALLGLRQWRDSWLGFNKRFMA; encoded by the exons CTGGAGATACAGATGACCCACCAAGAATTACTCAGAACCCCGTCATCAATGGAAATGTAGCCCTGAGTGATGGGCACAGCAACGCAGAGGAGGACATGGAGGACG ACACCAGTTGGCGCTCCGAGGCAACCTTTCAGTTCACTGTCGAGCGCTTCAGCAGACTGAGTGAGTCGGTCCTTAGCCCTCCGTGTTTTGTGCGAAATCTGCCATGGAAGATTATGGTGATGCCACGCTTTTatccagacagaccacaccaaaAAAGCGTAGGATTCTTTCTCCAGTGCAATGCTGAATCTGACTCCAC GTCGTGGTCCTGCCATGCACAAGCAGTGCTGAAGATAATAAATTACAGGGATGACGACAAGTCATTCAGCCGGCGAATCAGCCACTTGTTCTTCCACAAGGAAAACGACTGGGGATTCTCTAATTTCATGGCCTGGAGT gAAGTGACTGATCCTGAGAAAGGATTTATAGATGATGACAAAGTCACCTTTGAAGTTTTTGTACAGGCGGATGCTCCCCATGGAGTTGC GTGGGACTCAAAGAAGCATACTGGCTATGTCGGCTTAAAGAATCAGGGAGCGACGTGTTACATGAATAGCTTGCTGCAGACCTTGTTTTTCACAAATCAGTTACGAAAG GCTGTGTACATGATGCCAACAGAGGGTGATGATTCATCTAAAAGCGTCCCTTTAGCATTGCAGAGAGTGTTCTATGAGTTACAGCACAGCGATAAGCCTGTAGGAACAAAAAAGCTCACAAAGTCATTTGG gtGGGAAACTTTAGATAGCTTCATGCAACACGATGTTCAAGAACTTTGTCGAGTG TTGCTTGATAAtgtggaaaataaaatgaaaggcaCATGTGTAGAAGGCACCATTCCCAAGTTATTCCGAGGCAAAATGGTG TCTTATATTCAGTGCAAAGAAGTAGACTACCGTTCTGATAGGAGAGAAGATTATTATGATATCCAGCTaagtataaaaggaaagaaaaaca tatttgaatCATTTGTGGATTATGTGGCAGTAGAACAACTAGACGGTGACAATAAATACGACGCTGGGGAGCATGGCCTGCAG gaagcagagaagggcgTGAAGTTCCTGACCTTGCCCCCAGTCTTACACCTGCAGCTCATGCGGTTCATGTACGACCCTCAGACGGACCAAAACATCAAGATCAATGACAG gtTTGAGTTTCCAGAACAGTTACCACTTGATGAATTTTTGCAAAAAACGGACCCTAAGGACCCTGCAAATTATATTCTCCATGCAGTCTTGGTTCACAGTGGAGATAATCATGGTGGACATTACGTGGTTTACCTAAACCCCAAAGGGGATGGCAAA TGGTGTAAATTTGATGATGACGTGGTATCCAGGTGTACTAAAGAAGAAGCAATCGAGCACAATTATGGGGGTCATGATGACGATCTATCTGTTCGACACTGCACAAATGCCTATATGTTAGTGTACATCAGGGAATCAAAGCTGA GTGAGGTGTTGCAAGCTGTCACCGACCATGATATTCCTCAGCAGTTGGTGGAACGTTTGCAAGAAGAGAAAAGGATCGAGGCTCAGAAGCGGAAGGAGCGGCAGGAAGCCCATCTCTACATGCAAGTGCAG ATAGTTGCAGAGGACCAGTTTTGTGGCCACCAAGGAAATGACATGTACGACGAGGAGAAAGTGAGGTACACCGTGTTCAAGGTTCTGAAGAACTCCTCCCTGGCCGAGTTTGTTCAGAGCCTCTCGCAGACCATG GGGTTTCCACAAGATCAGATTCGATTATGGCCTATGCAAGCAAGGAGTAACGGGACAAAGCGGCCTGCAATGTTAGATAATGAAGCCGACGGCAGCAAAACA ATGATTGAACTGAGTGATAATGAAAACCCTTGGACAATATTCCTGGAAACAGTTGACCCTGAGCTGGCTGCTAGTGGAGCAACACTGCCCAAGTTTGATAAAGATC ATGATGTAATGTTATTTTTGAAGATGTATGATCCTAAAACACGGAGCTTGAATTACTGTGGACACATCTACACACCCATATCCTGTAAAATAC GTGACTTGCTCCCGGTTATGTGTGACAGAGCAGGATTTATCCAGGATACTAGCCTTATCCTCTATGAG GAAGTTAAGCCGAATTTAACAGAGAGAATTCAGGACTATGATGTGTCTCTTGATAAAGCCCTCGATGAGCTGATGGATGGTGACATCATCGTGTTTCAGAA GGATGACCCGGAAAACGATAACAGTGAGCTACCCACTGCTAAGGAGTACTTCAGAGACCTCTACCATCGCGTCGACGTCATCTTCTGTGACAAAACGATCCCTAATGACCCTGGGTTTGTGGTCACCTTATCAAATAGGATGAATTATTTTCAG GTTGCAAAGACAGTTGCACAGAGGCTCAACACAGACCCCATGTTGCTTCAGTTTTTCAAGTCTCAAGG TTATAGGGACGGCCCCGGTAATCCCCTTAGGCATAATTACGAAGGTACTTTAAGAGATCTTCTACAATTCTTCAAGCCAAGACAACCTAAGAAACTTTACTATCAGCAG CTTAAGATGAAAATCACGGACTTTGAGAACAGGAGAAGTTTTAAGTGTATATGGTTAAACAGCCAATTTAGGGAAGag GAAATAACACTATACCCAGACAAGCATGGCTGTGTCCGGGACCTGTTAGAAGAATGTAAAAAAGCCGTGGAGCTTGGTGACAAAGCATCAGGGAGACTTAG GCTGCTAGAAATTGTGAGCTACAAAATTATTGGTGTGCACCAAGAAGATGAACTATTAGAGTGCTTATCTCCTGCAACGAGTCGGACTTTTAGAATAGAG GAAATACCTTTGGACCAGGTAGACATCGATAAGGAAAACGAGATGCTAATCACGGTGGCGCATTTCCACAAAGAAGTGTTTGGGACATTCGGAATTCCGTTTTTGCTGAGGATACACCAG GGTGAGCATTTCAGAGAAGTGATGAAGCGGATTCAGAGCCTGCTGGATATCCAGGAAAAGGAGTTTGAAAAG TTTAAATTCGCAATTGTCATGATGGGCCGGCACCAGTACATCAATGAAGATGAGTATGAAGTGAATTTGAAGGACTTTGAGCCACAACCTGGTAAGAGGCTCTCAGGAGTGGCTGTCCTCTGGTCTGTAGGTCTTGAAACTGTCCAGCCATTGGGAGGCAGCAGCCATGGGATCAGGTCTATCTCCAATGGTGCTCTGTTGGGGCTAAGGCAATGGAGAGACTCTTGGCTTGGCTTTAACAAACGGTTCATGGCTTGA
- the Usp7 gene encoding ubiquitin carboxyl-terminal hydrolase 7 isoform X3: MNHQQQQQQQQKAGEQQLSEPEDMEMEAGDTDDPPRITQNPVINGNVALSDGHSNAEEDMEDDTSWRSEATFQFTVERFSRLSESVLSPPCFVRNLPWKIMVMPRFYPDRPHQKSVGFFLQCNAESDSTSWSCHAQAVLKIINYRDDDKSFSRRISHLFFHKENDWGFSNFMAWSEVTDPEKGFIDDDKVTFEVFVQADAPHGVAWDSKKHTGYVGLKNQGATCYMNSLLQTLFFTNQLRKAVYMMPTEGDDSSKSVPLALQRVFYELQHSDKPVGTKKLTKSFGWETLDSFMQHDVQELCRVLLDNVENKMKGTCVEGTIPKLFRGKMVSYIQCKEVDYRSDRREDYYDIQLSIKGKKNIFESFVDYVAVEQLDGDNKYDAGEHGLQEAEKGVKFLTLPPVLHLQLMRFMYDPQTDQNIKINDRFEFPEQLPLDEFLQKTDPKDPANYILHAVLVHSGDNHGGHYVVYLNPKGDGKWCKFDDDVVSRCTKEEAIEHNYGGHDDDLSVRHCTNAYMLVYIRESKLSEVLQAVTDHDIPQQLVERLQEEKRIEAQKRKERQEAHLYMQVQIVAEDQFCGHQGNDMYDEEKVRYTVFKVLKNSSLAEFVQSLSQTMGFPQDQIRLWPMQARSNGTKRPAMLDNEADGSKTMIELSDNENPWTIFLETVDPELAASGATLPKFDKDHDVMLFLKMYDPKTRSLNYCGHIYTPISCKIRDLLPVMCDRAGFIQDTSLILYEEVKPNLTERIQDYDVSLDKALDELMDGDIIVFQKDDPENDNSELPTAKEYFRDLYHRVDVIFCDKTIPNDPGFVVTLSNRMNYFQVAKTVAQRLNTDPMLLQFFKSQGYRDGPGNPLRHNYEGTLRDLLQFFKPRQPKKLYYQQLKMKITDFENRRSFKCIWLNSQFREEEITLYPDKHGCVRDLLEECKKAVELGDKASGRLRLLEIVSYKIIGVHQEDELLECLSPATSRTFRIEEIPLDQVDIDKENEMLITVAHFHKEVFGTFGIPFLLRIHQGEHFREVMKRIQSLLDIQEKEFEKFKFAIVMMGRHQYINEDEYEVNLKDFEPQPGKRLSGVAVLWSVGLETVQPLGGSSHGIRSISNGALLGLRQWRDSWLGFNKRFMA, translated from the exons CTGGAGATACAGATGACCCACCAAGAATTACTCAGAACCCCGTCATCAATGGAAATGTAGCCCTGAGTGATGGGCACAGCAACGCAGAGGAGGACATGGAGGACG ACACCAGTTGGCGCTCCGAGGCAACCTTTCAGTTCACTGTCGAGCGCTTCAGCAGACTGAGTGAGTCGGTCCTTAGCCCTCCGTGTTTTGTGCGAAATCTGCCATGGAAGATTATGGTGATGCCACGCTTTTatccagacagaccacaccaaaAAAGCGTAGGATTCTTTCTCCAGTGCAATGCTGAATCTGACTCCAC GTCGTGGTCCTGCCATGCACAAGCAGTGCTGAAGATAATAAATTACAGGGATGACGACAAGTCATTCAGCCGGCGAATCAGCCACTTGTTCTTCCACAAGGAAAACGACTGGGGATTCTCTAATTTCATGGCCTGGAGT gAAGTGACTGATCCTGAGAAAGGATTTATAGATGATGACAAAGTCACCTTTGAAGTTTTTGTACAGGCGGATGCTCCCCATGGAGTTGC GTGGGACTCAAAGAAGCATACTGGCTATGTCGGCTTAAAGAATCAGGGAGCGACGTGTTACATGAATAGCTTGCTGCAGACCTTGTTTTTCACAAATCAGTTACGAAAG GCTGTGTACATGATGCCAACAGAGGGTGATGATTCATCTAAAAGCGTCCCTTTAGCATTGCAGAGAGTGTTCTATGAGTTACAGCACAGCGATAAGCCTGTAGGAACAAAAAAGCTCACAAAGTCATTTGG gtGGGAAACTTTAGATAGCTTCATGCAACACGATGTTCAAGAACTTTGTCGAGTG TTGCTTGATAAtgtggaaaataaaatgaaaggcaCATGTGTAGAAGGCACCATTCCCAAGTTATTCCGAGGCAAAATGGTG TCTTATATTCAGTGCAAAGAAGTAGACTACCGTTCTGATAGGAGAGAAGATTATTATGATATCCAGCTaagtataaaaggaaagaaaaaca tatttgaatCATTTGTGGATTATGTGGCAGTAGAACAACTAGACGGTGACAATAAATACGACGCTGGGGAGCATGGCCTGCAG gaagcagagaagggcgTGAAGTTCCTGACCTTGCCCCCAGTCTTACACCTGCAGCTCATGCGGTTCATGTACGACCCTCAGACGGACCAAAACATCAAGATCAATGACAG gtTTGAGTTTCCAGAACAGTTACCACTTGATGAATTTTTGCAAAAAACGGACCCTAAGGACCCTGCAAATTATATTCTCCATGCAGTCTTGGTTCACAGTGGAGATAATCATGGTGGACATTACGTGGTTTACCTAAACCCCAAAGGGGATGGCAAA TGGTGTAAATTTGATGATGACGTGGTATCCAGGTGTACTAAAGAAGAAGCAATCGAGCACAATTATGGGGGTCATGATGACGATCTATCTGTTCGACACTGCACAAATGCCTATATGTTAGTGTACATCAGGGAATCAAAGCTGA GTGAGGTGTTGCAAGCTGTCACCGACCATGATATTCCTCAGCAGTTGGTGGAACGTTTGCAAGAAGAGAAAAGGATCGAGGCTCAGAAGCGGAAGGAGCGGCAGGAAGCCCATCTCTACATGCAAGTGCAG ATAGTTGCAGAGGACCAGTTTTGTGGCCACCAAGGAAATGACATGTACGACGAGGAGAAAGTGAGGTACACCGTGTTCAAGGTTCTGAAGAACTCCTCCCTGGCCGAGTTTGTTCAGAGCCTCTCGCAGACCATG GGGTTTCCACAAGATCAGATTCGATTATGGCCTATGCAAGCAAGGAGTAACGGGACAAAGCGGCCTGCAATGTTAGATAATGAAGCCGACGGCAGCAAAACA ATGATTGAACTGAGTGATAATGAAAACCCTTGGACAATATTCCTGGAAACAGTTGACCCTGAGCTGGCTGCTAGTGGAGCAACACTGCCCAAGTTTGATAAAGATC ATGATGTAATGTTATTTTTGAAGATGTATGATCCTAAAACACGGAGCTTGAATTACTGTGGACACATCTACACACCCATATCCTGTAAAATAC GTGACTTGCTCCCGGTTATGTGTGACAGAGCAGGATTTATCCAGGATACTAGCCTTATCCTCTATGAG GAAGTTAAGCCGAATTTAACAGAGAGAATTCAGGACTATGATGTGTCTCTTGATAAAGCCCTCGATGAGCTGATGGATGGTGACATCATCGTGTTTCAGAA GGATGACCCGGAAAACGATAACAGTGAGCTACCCACTGCTAAGGAGTACTTCAGAGACCTCTACCATCGCGTCGACGTCATCTTCTGTGACAAAACGATCCCTAATGACCCTGGGTTTGTGGTCACCTTATCAAATAGGATGAATTATTTTCAG GTTGCAAAGACAGTTGCACAGAGGCTCAACACAGACCCCATGTTGCTTCAGTTTTTCAAGTCTCAAGG TTATAGGGACGGCCCCGGTAATCCCCTTAGGCATAATTACGAAGGTACTTTAAGAGATCTTCTACAATTCTTCAAGCCAAGACAACCTAAGAAACTTTACTATCAGCAG CTTAAGATGAAAATCACGGACTTTGAGAACAGGAGAAGTTTTAAGTGTATATGGTTAAACAGCCAATTTAGGGAAGag GAAATAACACTATACCCAGACAAGCATGGCTGTGTCCGGGACCTGTTAGAAGAATGTAAAAAAGCCGTGGAGCTTGGTGACAAAGCATCAGGGAGACTTAG GCTGCTAGAAATTGTGAGCTACAAAATTATTGGTGTGCACCAAGAAGATGAACTATTAGAGTGCTTATCTCCTGCAACGAGTCGGACTTTTAGAATAGAG GAAATACCTTTGGACCAGGTAGACATCGATAAGGAAAACGAGATGCTAATCACGGTGGCGCATTTCCACAAAGAAGTGTTTGGGACATTCGGAATTCCGTTTTTGCTGAGGATACACCAG GGTGAGCATTTCAGAGAAGTGATGAAGCGGATTCAGAGCCTGCTGGATATCCAGGAAAAGGAGTTTGAAAAG TTTAAATTCGCAATTGTCATGATGGGCCGGCACCAGTACATCAATGAAGATGAGTATGAAGTGAATTTGAAGGACTTTGAGCCACAACCTGGTAAGAGGCTCTCAGGAGTGGCTGTCCTCTGGTCTGTAGGTCTTGAAACTGTCCAGCCATTGGGAGGCAGCAGCCATGGGATCAGGTCTATCTCCAATGGTGCTCTGTTGGGGCTAAGGCAATGGAGAGACTCTTGGCTTGGCTTTAACAAACGGTTCATGGCTTGA